One window of the Rana temporaria unplaced genomic scaffold, aRanTem1.1, whole genome shotgun sequence genome contains the following:
- the BRK1 gene encoding protein BRICK1 isoform X2 yields MASQEDPVQREIHQDWANREYIEVITSSIKKIADFLNSFDMSCRSRLATLNEKLTALERRIEYIEARNNCCAA; encoded by the exons ATGGCCAGCCAGGAGGACCCGGTGCAGAGAGAGATCCACCAGGATTGGGCGAACCGGGAATACATCGAGGTGATCACCAGCAGCATCAAGAAGATCGCCGACTTCCTCAACTCCTTCG ACATGTCTTGCCGATCCCGTCTGGCGACGTTGAACGAGAAGCTGACGGCTCTGGAGAGGCGGATCGAATACATTGAAGCTCGG AATAATTGTTGTGCTGCATga